A DNA window from Aspergillus nidulans FGSC A4 chromosome I contains the following coding sequences:
- a CDS encoding malate dehydrogenase mdhA (transcript_id=CADANIAT00007506) → MFAARQSFGFLQKRAFSASASQASKVAVLGASGGIGQPLSLLLKLNPRVSELALYDIRGGPGVAADISHINTNSTVKGYEPTESGLADALKGSEIVLIPAGVPRKPGMTRDDLFNTNASIVRDLAKAAAKASPEANILVISNPVNSTVPIVSEVFKAAGVYNPKRLFGVTTLDVVRASRFISQVQGTDPSKEAVPVVGGHSGVTIVPLLSQSNHPNIDGKTRDELVHRIQFGGDEVVKAKDGAGSATLSMAMAGARFAESLLRAAQGEKGVVEPTFVESPLYKDQGVNFFASKVELGPNGAEKINPVGEVNEFEQKLLEACLVDLKKNIQKGIDFVKANP, encoded by the exons ATGTTCGCTGCTCGCCAATCTTTCGGTTTCCTTCAGAAGCGggccttctcggcctctgCTAGCCAG GCCTCCAAGGTTGCTGTCCTCGGTGCCAGTGGCGGCATTGGCCAGCCTCTGTCCCTGCTCCTCAAGCTTAACCCCCGTGTTTCCGAGCTTGCTCTCTACGATATCCGCGGTGGACCTG GTGTCGCtgctgatatcagccacaTCAACACTAACAGCACCGTTAAGGGCTACGAGCCTACTGAGAGCGGCCTCGCCGATGCCCTCAAGGGCTCCGAGATCGTCCTCATTCCTGCCGGTGTTCCCCGTAAGCCCGGCATGACCCGTGACG acctcttcaacaccaaCGCTTCCATCGTTCGCGACCTTGCTAAGGCCGCTGCCAAGGCTTCCCCCGAGGCTAACATCCTCGTCATTTCTAACCCT GTCAACTCCACCGTCCCCATCGTCTCTGAGgtcttcaaggccgctggcGTCTACAACCCCAAGCGCCTCTTTGGTGTCACCACCCTTGATGTCGTCCGTGCTTCCCGCTTCATCTCTCAGGTCCAGGGTACCGACCCCTCTAAGGAGGCCGTTCCCGTTGTCGGTGGACACTCTGGCGTGACCATCGTTCCCCTGCTTTCCCAGTCCAACCACCCCAACATTGATGGCAAGACCCGCGATGAGCTTGTCCACCGCATCCAGTTTGGTGGTGACGAGGTTGTCAAGGCTAAGGACGGTGCTGGCTCCGCCACTCTctccatggccatggccggtGCTCGCTTCGCCGAGTCTCTCCTCCGCGCTGCCCAGGGCGAGAAGGGTGTCGTTGAGCCCACTTTCGTCGAGAGCCCTCTCTACAAGGACCAGGGcgtcaacttcttcgcttccaAGGTTGAGCTTGGCCCCAACGGTGCTGAGAAGATCAACCCCGTTGGCGAGGTTAACGAATTCGAgcagaagctccttgagGCCTGCCTCGTTGAcctgaagaagaacatcCAGAAGGGTATTGACTTCGTCAAGGCCAACCCTTAA
- a CDS encoding ATP-binding protein (transcript_id=CADANIAT00007507), translating to MKRNKKKTKLRSRYDDDTEKGSDTEETEQSDSFDEKQLRKFVSKLKAKKARMLNPVDDSSEDQQFDDGDTELIDMSLALAKEKLRSKEGTGKRTKLRGRRNLLGDALGDAQKNYSQKGLQKKLARKAGSKMAFKRVDQLWDNTIHKYKLTETVNDPDANEWDQYLFTVRRKFDWEGKYMETVVDLKSKHLREALGKVMDGVKGVSLVQDTAVVDPNMLFLYLEETRDYMKELKQLAKTEKKKKARKIASLKARQLKVLVKYLDTDYAETKKTLYPLLEANTITFDLLWALFKPNTIAYAPTYGNQDEPRAFKVEYAVKESSFMKGQWYSIEGRYLEYDGKTFGMGTMEAVVESFKGARKITSLGCYPLKYHRDADDVRTKLIERGKKFVSLKGMNYRFHKGMAFYKKKRTVIKVNINGRIMIDPAIHRRINPNYPISTVRPNDPDLLDGSDDETDGGCCCVSGSESNQSNTQHQDSDTPKTKLKFVRNKQGKPQLVRVEVDENGNEVEKEILDEVSDNSEREFTEEELLIASPVVLGFAFSEKLWLEFSVSGVSDIQWSEDAFDSLVLPGNQKSIVKALVESHTFCAAQNIDDVIQGKGRGLVAVLHGPPGTGKTLTAEGIAELLKRPLYMVSAGELGTDSRTLEGELNKILDIAHSWGAVLLLDEADIFLEKRTIQDIHRNALVSIFLRLLEYFQGILFLTTNRVETFDDAFQSRIHVALRYGDLTTKAKRSVWKMFLQRVQAVEGVQSADFTDKDFDMLSRHNLNGRQIKNSVRTAQALAVNEGNPLSMEHIKRVLEVAETFDHDLRGGSGYMDAMRSYT from the exons ATGAAGCGCAATAAGAAGAAAACGAAGCTCAGGTCACGCTACGATGATGATACAGAAAAAGGGTCTGATACAGAGGAGACAGAGCAGAGCGATTCTTTCGATGAGAAGCAACTCAGAAAATTTGTTTCCAAACtcaaagccaagaaggccaGGATGCTTAACCCTGTGGATGATTCTTCCGAGGACCAACAATTCGACGATGGTGATACCGAATTGATCGATATGTCGCTAGCCCTGGCcaaggagaagctgaggTCGAAAGAGGGGACTGGAAAACGTACTAAATTGCGCGGGAGGCGGAATCTGCTTGGTGATGCCCTAGGTGATGCTCAGAAAAATTATTCCCAAAAAGGCTTGCAGAAAAAGTTAGCGAGAAAGGCTGGTTCAAAAATGGCCTTCAAGAGAGTTGATCAAT TATGGGACAACACAATACATAAGTACAAGTTGACTGAAACCGTTAACGATCCCGACGCCAATGAGTGGGACCAATACCTTTTTACTGTGCGCCGCAAGTTCGATTGGGAAGGCAAATACATGGAAACTGTGGTAGACCTCAAGAGCAAGCACCTCCGCGAAGCGTTGGGCAAGGTAATGGACGGTGTGAAGGGTGTCAGCTTGGTACAAGATACCGCTGTTGTGGACCCCAACATGCTATTTCTCTATCTTGAGGAAACCAGGGACTACATGAAGGAGCTCAAGCAGCTGGCCaagactgagaagaagaagaaagctcgaAAGATAGCATCTCTCAAAGCGCGCCAACTGAAGGTGCTTGTTAAATATCTGGACACAGACTATgccgagacgaagaagacacTGTATCCATTGTTGGAGGCGAATACCATAACCTTCGACCTGCTTTGGGCGCTGTTCAAGCCAAATACCATTGCCTATGCGCCCACATATGGTAACCAGGACGAGCCCCGCGCGTTCAAGGTTGAGTATGCCGTCAAGGAATCATCCTTTATGAAAGGTCAGTGGTACAGCATCGAAGGCCGTTATCTTGAGTATGACGGCAAGACATTTGGCATGGGAACGATGGAAGCAGTTGTGGAATCCTTCAAAGGAGCTCGCAAGATCACCAGTTTAGGATGTTACCCGCTCAAATATCACCGTGACGCCGACGATGTCAGGACGAAGCTCATCGAACGGGGTAAGAAATTCGTCTCCCTGAAGGGCATGAATTACCGCTTCCATAAAGGAATGGCGTTTTACAAGAAAAAGCGCACCGTCATCAAGGTTAACATTAACGGACGGATCATGATTGACCCTGCAATACACCGTCGCATCAACCCTAACTATCCCATCAGCACCGTCCGTCCCAATGATCCTGACTTATTAGACGGTTCCGATGACGAGACTGACGGCGGCTGCTGTTGCGTGTCAGGTTCTGAGTCAAATCAGTCAAACACCCAACACCAGGACTCAGATACGCCCAAGACAAAGCTCAAATTCGTCCGAAATAAGCAGGGTAAACCCCAACTTGTTCGAGTAGAGGTAGACGAGAACGGGAACGAAGTCGAGAAAGAGATTTTGGACGAAGTTTCTGACAACTCTGAGCGAGAATTCACAGAGGAAGAACTCCTCATTGCAAGTCCAGTCGTCCTAGGGTTCGCCTTCAGCGAGAAACTCTGGCTGGAATTCAGCGTTTCCGGAGTTAGTGATATTCAATGGAGCGAGGACGCCTTCGACTCTCTTGTCCTTCCAGGCAACCAAAAGTCCATCGTCAAAGCCCTGGTTGAGTCTCACACCTTTTGCGCCGCCCAGAATATCGATGACGTGATTCAAGGCAAAGGGCGAGGTCTCGTCGCCGTCCTCCACGGACCCCCAGGCACAGGAAAAACCCTTACAGCAGAAGGCATTGCCGAGCTCCTCAAGCGGCCCCTATACATGGTGAGCGCAGGTGAGCTAGGCACCGACTCAAGAACACTAGAAGGGGAGTTGAACAAGATTCTGGATATCGCTCATTCATGGGGTGCCGTGCTCCTCCTCGATGAAGCAGATATCTTCTTAGAGAAACGCACAATCCAGGATATCCACCGCAACGCCCTTgtcagcatcttcctccgtctcctTGAATATTTTCAGGGAATCCTCTTTCTGACAACGAACCGGGTAGAAACATTCGACGACGCCTTCCAATCCCGTATACACGTTGCACTGCGCTACGGCGACCTGACTACCAAGGCAAAGCGCAGCGTGTGGAAGATGTTTTTGCAGAGGGTGCAGGCGGTCGAGGGCGTACAGAGCGCTGACTTCACGGATAAGGACTTTGACATGCTATCGCGCCATAATCTCAATGGGCGGCAG ATAAAAAACTCCGTGCGTACAGCGCAAGCCCTCGCAGTCAACGAAGGGAATCCGTTATCCATGGAGCACATCAAGCGTGTTCTCGAGGTTGCCGAAACCTTTGACCACGACTTGCGTGGTGGCTCGGGTTACATGGATGCTATGCGAAGTTACACTTAG
- a CDS encoding uncharacterized protein (transcript_id=CADANIAT00007504) — protein MAPRILVLHSREEWRNLLRSLLRECSYLPDPIARSACHEQVILRFRRYHVDPKKHDEDIERLKTARREVAKKSLSVLRRANEGFTKPLEKVLKFAYGRSGRRRAELLNKLLQDHGAVNSDDVNALIAAADQFEKKWVAPRVATDLLRSQIDNPYVSQISDRTIPIKGDKPPGDMKNAWGRRMPLKRGAHYRRRWYKMVLDALLPPLPDSQLKVLEGLMSGAIPWSPPKRRSQKHTTSPADASDLDSKGAMIQTVLTDGPPKEGTFAAYKSGRPHNITRRFMFRLWKRISCLVPRHRWDAESKKHIFEWDTASVPPDIAVSAKEDSSLKILGGSDTESKTLHKPKETTKRAS, from the exons ATGGCACCCCGAATCTTGGTTCTACACTCACGAGAAGAATGGCGGAACCTCCTCCGTAGCCTTCTGCGCGAATGTTCCTACCTCCCCGACCCCATCGCGCGATCAGCCTGCCACGAGCAGGTCATATTACGATTCCGCCGGTACCATGTCGATCCAAAAAAACATGATGAAGACATCGAGAGATTAAAGACGGCCCGCAGGGAAGTCG CCAAAAAGTCTCTCTCAGTCCTTCGACGGGCAAACGAGGGTTTCACGAAACCACTAGAAAAAGTGCTAAAATTCGCCTATGGACGCAGTGGGAGACGGAGGGCTGAGTTGCTGAACAAACTACTTCAAGATCACGGCGCCGTGAATTCGGACGATGTCAACGCCCTTATCGCCGCCGCAGACCAGTTCGAGAAGAAATGGGTGGCCCCACGAGTCGCTACAGATCTGCTGAGATCGCAAATCGATAACCCGTATGTTTCGCAAATAAGTGATCGTACTATCCCTATCAAGGGCGACAAACCGCCTGGTGACATGAAAAATGCTTGGGGCAGAAGGATGCCATTAAAGCGCGGAGCGCATTATCGTCGGAGGTGGTATAAAATGGTCCTTGACGCTCTGCTCCCTCCCTTACCTGACTCCCAGTTGAAGGTGTTGGAGGGTCTAATGTCTGGAGCTATTCCATGGAGCCCGCCGAAGCGCAGGTCACAAAAACACACTACTTCGCCTGCAGATGCGAGTGACCTCGATTCTAAGGGTGCGATGATCCAGACAGTTTTGACGGATGGACCACCAAAAGAGGGAACGTTTGCTGCGTATAAGAGTGGTCGCCCTCACAATATTACAAGACGGTTCATGTTCCGGCTTTGGAAGCGAATTTCGTGCCTGGTCCCGCGACATCGATGGGACGCGGAGTCCAAGAAGCACATATTCGAATGGGATACAGCGTCGGTTCCACCAGATATCGCCGTTTCTGCTAAGGAGGATAGCTCGCTGAAGATTCTCGGCGGCTCTGATACCGAATCCAAGACGTTACATAAACCGAAGGAAACTACGAAAAGAGCTTCTTAA
- a CDS encoding uncharacterized protein (transcript_id=CADANIAT00007505) — MSYAEAAAKGPKQSPEEVLALPTSITFIETKREVKTTTQAERIEREEEESEEARERKEQAKNKAKAKAQRARENGGNPVFIGNAALLVLVGAGLGLGAYKKHTQGKLSWELVGLWTGAVGAFGAVDYFVSKWLLQNKYPPKH; from the exons ATGAGCTACGCTGAAGCTGCGGCAAAGGGTCCCAAACAATCTCCCGAAGAGGTAC TCGCGCTCCCAACATCAATCACGTTTATAGAGACGAAG AGGGAAGTAAAGACCACTACCCAGGCTGAGCGGATAGagcgcgaggaagaggagtcGGAAGAGGCTCGCGAGAGGAAGGAGCAGGCTAAGAACAAGGCGAAAGCTAAAGCCCAGCGCGCTCGAGAGAACGGTGGCAATCCTGTGTTCATTGGAAACGCCGCTCTTCTGGTTCTTGTTGGCGCGGGTCTCGGATTGGGCGCCTACAAGAAGCACACGCAGGGAAAGCTGTCGTGGGAGCTTGTTGGACTGTGGACAGGAGCTGTGGGGGCCTTTGGTGCTGTCGATTACTTTGTGAGCAA ATGGCTTCTCCAGAACAAATACCCTCCCAAGCACTAA
- a CDS encoding putative APSES transcription factor (MbpA) (transcript_id=CADANIAT00007503), which yields MTTSNHHQQRPSLSMSYSQGSIGSANGMSFSQSQMSSLNASQSVASTPRATPPPKSSQQSAMSFNYSNGLPNGARASFSGFEDMNGYGTMIYHEEFKPQIYRAVYSNVSVYEMEVNGVAVMKRRSDGWLNATQILKVAGVVKARRTKTLEKEIAAGEHEKVQGGYGKYQGTWVNYQRGVELCREYHVEELLRPLLEYDMNPNGTAASGQDSLDTPTKEQAMAAQRKRLYSGMENRSMSQPQQGTFFQNISRTAATAVNAMSKARFESPAARGGDSRRLSVIRKPSQQMGSQDAQPPFGSQQSFYSAASDSGFASNIPTNGRYAPQDAMSFEQEEPMEPPRKRIRSSQAFSLPIDGTSMSMSEPTPTEPNDSFYQDMEPLHHIDEGRHGLDPLPPATTPERFQKMKLIMTLFLDKTTKDFSTHPALIQLSGEDLEVPLDEYRNNALHWAAMLARMPLVYALVKKGVNIARLNGAGETALQKAVGTRNNLDYRSFPRLLQVLAPTIDMVDRSGRTILHHIAVMAATGHGGHVSAKHYLEALLEFIVRHGGTSLNQQSNGTASQPGMPLSNEVITLGRFISEIVNLRDDQGDTALNLAGRARSVLVPQLLEVGADPHIPNHTGLRPADYGVGVDMVDGSSQPAGSRSDTFLAQLAKTRKEILEATTAQVTAIVQETLGTFDKELAASLTSKQEKFDHWHAKIRESAKARQIEQKQLDELKRRSIDRTETSRRLKNLEKSSTDLLEAHKEILTNLGDTSKPVSLGDADQESGFEIAEFEALFPETFDPASGFSEAQIAYLRKLPSAEILEQRVSCYRAFNKETLDEIDALRSKNVVLGQNYRRMVMACTGWSAEQVDEAAEGLTQCVKELNDNPVPEDEAIEILMRDRGQDW from the exons ATGACTACCAGcaatcaccatcaacaacgtccAAGTCTCTCTATGTCCTATTCACAAGGTAGCATTGGGTCGGCAAATGGCATGTCCTTCTCGCAATCCCAAATGAGCTCACTCAACGCTTCACAGTCTGTGGCTTCTACGCCGCGCGCTACACCACCCCCAAAGAGCTCTCAACAGTcggccatgtccttcaaTTACTCCAACGGTCTTCCGAACGGCGCGAGGGCTAGTTTCAGTGGGTTTGAGGATATGAACGGCTATGGAACAATGATTTACCACGAGGAATTCAAGCCTCAGATCTACAGG GCCGTTTATTCCAATGTTTCAGTGTATGAGATGGAGGTGAATGGAGTCGCAGTTATGAAGCGACGCTCTGATGGTTGGCTGAATGCTACCCAGATTTTAAAAGTTGCTGGTGTGGTCAAGGCGCGGAGGACAAAGACTTTAGAGAAGGAAATCGCGGCTGGTGAGCATGAGAAGGTTCAGGGCGGCTATGGTAAATACCAGGGAACGTGGGTGAATTACCAAAGGGGTGTGGAGCTATGTCGCGAATACCACGTTGAAGAGTTGCTACGGCCCTTATTGGAATATGACATGAACCCTAATGGCACGGCAGCTTCTGGTCAGGACAGTTTGGATACTCCAACAAAGGAGCAGGCAATGGCGGCACAAAGGAAACGGCTTTATAGTGGAATGGAAAACCGGAGCATGTCTCAACCTCAGCAGGGGACGTTCTTTCAAAACATATCCCGCACCGCAGCGACCGCCGTCAATGCCATGAGCAAGGCTCGTTTCGAGTCTCCTGCGGCAAGAGGCGGCGACAGCAGACGGCTGAGTGTCATACGGAAACCGTCACAACAGATGGGCAGTCAAGATGCTCAGCCCCCCTTTGGGAGCCAACAAAGCTTTTATAGTGCCGCTTCTGACAGTGGATTCGCGAGCAATATTCCAACAAATGGCCGATATGCACCGCAAGATGCCATGAGCTTCGAACAGGAAGAACCTATGGAGCCGCCCCGCAAGCGCATTCGTTCATCGCAGGCTTTCAGTCTTCCCATTGACGGCACATCGATGTCGATGAGTGAACCCACACCTACGGAGCCAAATGATTCATTTTACCAAGACATGGAGCCCTTGCATCATATTGATGAAGGCAGACATGGTCTCGATCCTCTTCCACCAGCCACCACTCCTGAAAGATttcagaaaatgaagctaATCATGACCTTGTTTTTGGATAAAACAACTAAAGATTTCTCAACACACCCGGCATTAATTCAGCTGTCAGGCGAGGACTTGGAAGTTCCACTTGACGAGTATCGAAATAATGCTTTACATTGGGCGGCTATGCTTGCTCGTATGCCACTTGTGTATGCGCTTGTCAAAAAAGGCGTAAACATTGCCCGGCTAAATGGGGCGGGTGAAACTGCATTACAGAAAGCTGTCGGCACACGGAACAATCTTGACTACAGGAGCTTCCCGCGATTGCTACAAGTCTTGGCTCCGACTATTGACATGGTTGACCGAAGTGGGCGAACAATATTGCATCATATTGCAGTTATGGCGGCTACTGGACATGGTGGTCATGTGTCTGCAAAACACTACCTTGAGGCGCTGCTCGAATTCATAGTTCGCCATGGCGGTACCTCATTGAACCAACAGTCAAATGGCACTGCAAGCCAACCGGGAATGCCGCTTTCTAATGAGGTCATTACCTTAGGTCGGTTCATCTCAGAAATTGTCAATCTCCGAGATGATCAAGGAGATACAGCACTTAATCTAGCGGGACGTGCACGCTCTGTTCTGGTCCCACAACTGTTGGAGGTGGGTGCGGATCCTCACATTCCTAATCACACCGGTCTTCGACCAGCGGACTATGGTGTTGGCGTGGACATGGTAGATGGTAGCTCTCAACCAGCTGGGAGTCGGAGCGACACCTTTCTCGCTCAGTTGGCAAAGACAAGGAAAGAAATCCTGGAAG CAACAACGGCTCAAGTCACGGCTATTGTTCAGGAGACATTAGGAACATTCGATAAAGAGCTGGCCGCTAGCTTGACGAGCAAGCAAGAGAAGTTTGATCACTGGCATGCCAAGATCCGAGAGTCGGCGAAGGCACGACAAATCGAGCAGAAGCAATTGGATGAGCTAAAACGCAGGTCTATCGACCGGACGGAAACAAGCAGACGGCTGAAAAACTTGGAGAAGTCATCAACGGACCTTCTGGAGGCCCATAAAGAAATTCTCACAAATCTTGGTGATACATCGAAACCTGTATCACTCGGTGATGCTGATCAGGAATCCGGATTCGAGATCGCTGAGTTCGAGGCCCTCTTTCCAGAGACGTTCGATCCCGCGTCTGGATTTTCTGAAGCGCAGATTGCCTACCTTCGCAAGCTACCGTCCGCTGAGATCCTGGAACAAAGAGTTAGTTGCTATCGGGCGTTTAATAAGGAGACTCTAGATGAGATCGATGCTCTTAGGTCCAAGAATGTGGTACTCGGCCAGAATTACCGCCGGATGGTAATGGCCTGCACAGGCTGGTCGGCCGAACAGGtggatgaagctgctgaaggcttAACGCAATGTGTTAAGGAGCTTAACGATAACCCAGTCCCAGAAGATGAGGCCATCGAAATCTTGATGAGAGACCGTGGCCAGGACTGGTGA
- a CDS encoding uncharacterized protein (transcript_id=CADANIAT00007508), whose protein sequence is MDFDISTELSTHSIEFTPINIRTDHGREVANAAMNEANDNGDEQPLSGIEAEDEENNTNASPVSMTKKETPKLGKRTGKRASPKTPSKKSKKDTGVVAGNGTGTPEGAPARATLPPIPTSLATAGEMDRMILHLRDEEKQPWTQINRLFTEKTGIKVGSTTLRLRWSTMKANFVGITIEDEARLLRLKKEIEDKFEQEKWHRIMEAIQSDGGEKYPIAVLQKKFKELSKNAATSAHEAAFGTDDTKE, encoded by the exons ATGGACTTCGACATCAGTACAGAACTATCCACCCATTCCATTGAGTTCACCCCCATAAATATCCGCACCGACCACGGACGGGAAGTTGCCAATGCAGCGATGAATGAAGCGAACGACAACGGGGATGAGCAGCCTCTATCCGGcatcgaagcagaagatgaggaaaaC AACACCAACGCCTCGCCAGTGTCGATGACCAAAAAAGAAACCCCTAAACTCGGCAAGCGCACTGGCAAGCGCGCCTCCCCCAAAACCCCTTCTAAGAAATCCAAGAAGGATACCGGGGTTGTCGCCGGAAATGGCACTGGTACACCGGAAGGAGCACCAGCCCGCGCAACTCTTCCCCCCATCCCAACCAGCCTTGCAACAGCGGGTGAAATGGACCGTATGATCCTACACCTGCGCGACGAGGAAAAGCAGCCATGGACGCAGATCAACAGGCTCTTCACTGAGAAAACGGGGATCAAGGTCGGTAGTACGACACTTAGATTACGCTGGAGTACTATGAAGGCGAATTTTGTGGGGATCACGATCGAAGAT GAAGCACGTCTTCTCCGGTtgaaaaaggagattgaggacaAATTCGAGCAGGAAAAGTGGCATCGTATCATGGAGGCGATTCAGAGCGACGGCGGGGAGAAGTATCCTATTGCCGTGCTCCAGAAGAAGTTCAAGGAATTGAGCAAGAACGCTGCTACATCTGCTCATGAAGCAGCTTTTGGGACTGATGATACTAAGGAGTAG